A stretch of Aureispira sp. CCB-E DNA encodes these proteins:
- a CDS encoding S8 family serine peptidase, translating into MKYWILLLSFWALQVRAQQPSKLSTDLYLKLKNTALVDYSKQLLPLLVKGNLNTIQQIVTTDGGTYKYGVKNIASVYISLATVEKLLGHSDIQRIEYRVAKGRHLAYSEDTIMLTNNNVWDAHAGGGLLPHGFQGEGVLLGVIDDGFEWQHPDFCYPDSTTRILYLWDQISNNTTYHEAYYGYGASWKKTDIDNHQCTHQPDQHGSHVMGTAAGNARASGKYLGIAPKANLACVSVARDATFLSSFVDGIHYLFGKADSLGQACAINSSVGSYSSGHDGKDLYSQLIDNMLEEKNGRALIQAGGNARAFPIHLGVALNNSSSKTQFKYHNARRKVHFDLYADTATFSEIDFSFQLINPQNQQTIAQTSTYNVLEDFSFTGSVATLSQVLFLDANGNPVTLEILIDQYEDAYEVRVNLHSSSNLGRWQLTTTGTGKYDVWSHETLLESSDMISDVPVSDYTSPDNIQSIVGYWTCSEKVITVSSYQNRTSAVSWFGDTLQVGTPGYPQFGISGFSSLGPTRTGLQKPNITAPGGQVMSASTLGALNYYKTINNNRLDADGWHIFNRGTSMAAPMVAGAVALYFQCKPYANYADVLQALESSAKVDSFVLVEVLALPNIHWGYGKLDVYQLLERCLVYGCMDTLALNYNPLATYQDSSACFYVPTGIKSLEDDAYLRCQPNPFSIQTAIHYKLPAMRDYRGSLSVYNNLGQLVLQKELNAQQGVWMMSSENLAMGSYWLVLECNGEKYAYQQLIIQP; encoded by the coding sequence ATGAAATATTGGATACTTTTACTCTCTTTTTGGGCGCTCCAAGTAAGGGCACAGCAACCTTCTAAACTAAGTACAGATTTATACTTAAAACTAAAAAACACGGCTTTAGTTGACTATTCAAAACAACTTTTGCCCCTTTTGGTAAAGGGAAATTTGAATACGATCCAGCAAATTGTAACGACTGATGGTGGAACGTATAAATATGGGGTAAAAAATATTGCCTCTGTTTATATTTCCTTGGCAACCGTTGAAAAGTTATTGGGACATTCTGATATACAGCGAATTGAATATAGGGTTGCCAAGGGGAGGCATTTAGCTTATTCGGAAGATACGATTATGTTGACGAATAATAACGTTTGGGATGCGCATGCTGGAGGTGGTTTGCTACCACATGGGTTTCAAGGAGAAGGAGTTTTGTTGGGAGTGATTGACGATGGGTTTGAGTGGCAACATCCTGATTTTTGTTATCCAGATTCTACAACTAGAATTCTATATTTGTGGGATCAAATTTCTAATAATACCACTTATCATGAAGCGTATTATGGCTATGGAGCGTCTTGGAAAAAAACAGATATTGACAACCATCAGTGTACGCATCAACCCGACCAACATGGTTCTCATGTGATGGGAACGGCTGCTGGCAATGCGCGTGCTTCTGGAAAATATTTGGGGATTGCACCCAAGGCGAATTTAGCCTGTGTTAGTGTTGCTAGAGATGCCACCTTCTTGAGTAGTTTTGTGGATGGCATACATTATTTATTTGGCAAGGCAGACAGTTTGGGGCAGGCTTGTGCTATTAATTCAAGTGTTGGGAGTTATTCTAGTGGCCACGATGGGAAGGATTTGTACAGTCAGTTGATTGATAATATGCTGGAAGAAAAAAATGGTCGTGCCTTGATACAAGCGGGGGGCAATGCTAGAGCATTTCCAATTCACCTAGGAGTAGCTTTAAATAATAGTAGCTCCAAGACGCAGTTCAAATACCACAATGCTCGACGAAAAGTACATTTTGATTTATATGCTGATACTGCTACATTTTCAGAAATAGATTTTTCTTTTCAATTAATCAATCCACAAAATCAACAAACAATTGCACAAACAAGTACTTATAATGTATTGGAGGATTTTTCATTTACAGGTTCTGTTGCGACACTTTCTCAAGTCTTATTTTTAGATGCAAATGGCAATCCTGTCACCTTAGAAATTTTAATCGATCAATATGAAGATGCTTATGAGGTGCGTGTCAATTTACATTCTTCTTCTAATTTGGGGCGTTGGCAATTGACGACTACAGGGACAGGAAAATATGATGTGTGGAGTCACGAGACGCTATTGGAGTCATCGGATATGATTAGTGATGTTCCTGTGTCTGACTATACTAGTCCTGACAATATACAAAGTATTGTTGGTTATTGGACCTGTTCAGAAAAAGTGATCACCGTAAGTTCGTATCAAAATAGAACAAGTGCTGTTTCTTGGTTTGGCGATACATTGCAGGTCGGCACTCCTGGTTACCCTCAATTTGGAATCTCTGGATTTTCGAGTTTAGGACCCACGCGCACTGGGCTGCAAAAACCAAATATAACAGCGCCAGGGGGGCAGGTGATGTCTGCGTCAACATTAGGAGCTTTAAATTATTATAAAACGATTAATAATAACCGTTTGGATGCAGACGGTTGGCATATTTTTAATAGAGGAACATCAATGGCTGCTCCGATGGTTGCAGGAGCTGTAGCGCTGTATTTTCAATGTAAACCTTATGCGAATTATGCCGATGTTCTACAAGCATTAGAAAGTAGCGCAAAGGTAGATTCTTTTGTATTGGTAGAGGTATTGGCTTTGCCCAATATTCATTGGGGGTATGGCAAGCTGGATGTATACCAATTATTAGAACGGTGTTTGGTTTATGGTTGTATGGATACCTTGGCTTTAAATTATAATCCATTGGCAACCTATCAAGACAGCTCCGCTTGTTTTTATGTGCCAACAGGTATAAAATCGTTGGAAGACGACGCCTATCTTCGTTGTCAACCCAATCCATTTAGTATACAAACAGCCATTCATTATAAGTTGCCAGCTATGCGTGATTATAGAGGTAGTTTGTCAGTTTATAATAATCTAGGTCAACTTGTCTTACAGAAAGAATTGAATGCACAACAAGGTGTTTGGATGATGTCATCGGAAAACTTAGCGATGGGGTCTTATTGGCTTGTATTAGAGTGCAATGGCGAAAAATATGCTTACCAACAGTTAATTATTCAGCCTTAG
- a CDS encoding SMR family transporter encodes MTYVYLALAILCEVVGTSCLKASNEFKEWLPTLGVILGYIGSMYFMTLSLRKLTLGTVYATWSGLGIVLVALFGFIFYKEKLDTAAIIGMSLIIAGVLIMNLVSKTNVH; translated from the coding sequence ATGACCTATGTTTATTTAGCCCTAGCTATTTTGTGTGAAGTAGTCGGCACCTCTTGTCTTAAAGCGAGTAATGAATTCAAAGAATGGCTCCCCACTTTGGGGGTTATTTTAGGCTATATAGGTTCCATGTATTTCATGACCTTATCACTTCGAAAGTTAACCTTAGGAACTGTCTATGCCACTTGGTCTGGATTGGGCATTGTTCTTGTTGCACTCTTCGGTTTTATTTTTTATAAAGAAAAATTGGATACTGCTGCAATTATAGGGATGAGTTTAATTATCGCAGGGGTATTAATTATGAATTTGGTTTCTAAAACTAATGTGCATTAG
- a CDS encoding copper homeostasis protein CutC: MVIEICLDSPQAALLAQQYGAQRVELCANLLEGGTTPSWGCIKTTRKAIDIDLFVLIRPRGGDFYYNAYEIEQMRHNIEVCHALGVDGVVIGALDTTGAIDLKTTEMLVELARPMQVTFHRAFDRCKAPLKALEQLIDLGVDRILTSGQANKIDQGLLLIEQLIQQANKRIQILPGSGVGPHNIAQLKAIGATEFHFTAQQFAKQTTSFQHPNFPNTEYQKKLFDVQKLKACGEIIHQTIGN, from the coding sequence ATGGTCATTGAAATTTGTTTAGATAGTCCTCAAGCGGCTTTATTAGCACAACAATATGGCGCTCAACGAGTCGAACTTTGTGCCAACTTATTGGAAGGGGGCACTACGCCTAGCTGGGGCTGTATCAAAACAACCCGAAAAGCAATTGATATTGATTTGTTTGTACTCATTCGCCCTAGAGGGGGTGATTTTTATTATAACGCTTATGAAATAGAACAAATGCGGCACAACATAGAAGTCTGCCATGCATTAGGAGTGGATGGTGTTGTGATTGGTGCCTTGGATACAACAGGAGCAATTGACTTAAAAACAACAGAAATGTTGGTAGAACTAGCTCGTCCTATGCAAGTAACGTTTCATCGTGCGTTTGATCGTTGCAAAGCTCCTCTTAAAGCTTTAGAGCAATTAATAGACTTAGGCGTTGACCGAATCTTAACATCTGGGCAAGCTAATAAAATCGACCAAGGACTCCTTCTTATTGAGCAGCTGATTCAACAAGCTAATAAAAGAATCCAAATTCTTCCTGGTTCTGGCGTTGGTCCCCATAATATCGCACAACTAAAAGCAATTGGGGCAACAGAATTTCATTTTACGGCACAGCAATTTGCCAAACAGACGACAAGCTTTCAACACCCTAATTTCCCTAATACTGAGTATCAAAAAAAATTATTTGATGTTCAAAAATTAAAAGCCTGTGGGGAGATTATTCATCAAACTATTGGCAACTAA
- a CDS encoding (Fe-S)-binding protein, with translation MQQAIFAVILLITFGLAFRKYKFVYDNIMLGQKDKIEGDRSQRIKNVLMIALGQKKMFKRPLAAVMHLFIYVAFLFTQVELIEIFVDGLTGSHRFFSHYLGIIYTILISFIEILSLGALVATFVFLARRNLLKLPRFVKPEMEGWPKLDGNLILYGEFLLVLFIFIMNSADMQAHPDLNFLISGQLAPLWGDTISPQSLHIAERVGWWGHILVVFAFLNYLPYSKHLHIMLAFPNTYYARLTPKGEMKNMPDIQAEVASMFDPNAAFDEPDPDAPMPKFGVADVFDLQWTDILAAYTCTECGRCTSVCPANLTGKKLSPRKIMMDVRDRAEEIGKNIAANKTELIADDKKESTSVLTAENYDDKKNLFDYISTEELRACTTCNACMEACPIMISPVDIIMDMRRNQILEQSDSPEEWNNMFNAIENNGAPWAFSPDDRDKWIEEANAS, from the coding sequence ATGCAACAGGCCATATTTGCAGTTATTTTACTGATAACTTTTGGGCTTGCCTTTAGAAAATACAAATTTGTGTATGACAACATCATGTTGGGGCAAAAAGATAAAATTGAAGGCGATCGTTCGCAGCGCATCAAAAACGTTTTAATGATTGCTTTAGGTCAAAAAAAGATGTTTAAACGTCCTTTGGCGGCCGTTATGCATTTGTTCATTTATGTTGCTTTCCTATTTACCCAAGTTGAGTTGATTGAAATTTTTGTGGATGGTCTTACAGGATCACACCGATTTTTCAGCCACTACTTAGGCATTATTTATACCATTTTGATTAGCTTCATTGAAATTCTATCTTTAGGAGCGTTGGTTGCTACGTTTGTATTTTTGGCTCGTAGAAATTTATTAAAACTACCCCGTTTTGTCAAACCAGAAATGGAAGGTTGGCCCAAATTGGACGGTAATTTAATTTTGTACGGCGAATTTTTATTGGTTTTGTTCATTTTTATAATGAACAGTGCCGATATGCAAGCTCATCCTGATTTAAATTTCTTAATAAGTGGTCAATTGGCACCACTCTGGGGGGACACCATTTCTCCACAGAGCCTACACATAGCAGAGCGTGTTGGTTGGTGGGGACATATTTTGGTTGTATTTGCTTTCTTGAACTACCTACCCTATTCCAAGCACTTGCACATTATGTTGGCTTTTCCCAACACCTATTATGCTCGTTTGACCCCAAAGGGAGAAATGAAAAACATGCCAGACATTCAAGCAGAGGTTGCTTCTATGTTTGATCCCAACGCTGCTTTTGACGAGCCAGATCCAGATGCACCAATGCCAAAATTTGGTGTAGCGGATGTTTTTGATTTGCAATGGACAGATATTTTAGCGGCATATACTTGTACAGAATGTGGTCGATGCACCTCTGTTTGTCCTGCTAATTTAACTGGCAAAAAACTATCGCCACGAAAAATCATGATGGACGTACGAGATCGTGCCGAAGAGATTGGGAAAAACATTGCGGCGAACAAAACTGAGTTGATAGCTGATGATAAAAAAGAGTCTACAAGTGTTCTGACAGCTGAAAATTATGACGATAAGAAAAATCTATTTGATTATATTTCAACAGAAGAACTACGAGCTTGTACGACTTGTAATGCTTGCATGGAAGCCTGTCCAATTATGATTAGTCCAGTGGACATTATTATGGATATGCGTAGAAACCAAATCCTAGAGCAATCGGATTCTCCTGAAGAATGGAACAATATGTTCAATGCCATTGAAAACAATGGTGCTCCTTGGGCTTTTTCTCCCGATGATAGAGATAAATGGATTGAAGAGGCAAATGCCTCCTAA
- a CDS encoding glycosyl hydrolase 2 galactose-binding domain-containing protein has protein sequence MGRLFIKLLATKSPFQDSYQSFHFLTLTIMSQLFKLILLVHSLLFFYACTTPLNIPTIEKIDLTGDWQFKQVGKTGWTKAVIPSVVQLDLLNAGLIEDPFYGTNETEIGWIEWEDWEYQKDFEVSETLLQQDVIELVFEGLDTYAEVWINGQTVLKSDNMFRTWRVNCQKHLKVGKNQLKVVFKSPLKEKEAAFRNLGYTLPAGNDAGSPKVSPFVRKAPYHFGWDWGPRVVTMGIWRPVYLEAYSFVKLQDVYYEQTSINTQRAALTAHIQLDYPNLEEENLTIVIKNDTQILATESIRPNQRTFQHQIDFSIPQPQLWWCNGLGDAHLYEFTIDISKDKQLLCSQTKKIGLRKIELVQSPDSIGTSYYFKLNGRPVFMKGANYIPQDNLLPRVTQEAYQQTIQNAVDANMNMLRVWGGGIYESDYFYEQCDAAGLLVWQDFMFACGMYPSDSNFVYNVQKEVEQNVQRLRNHACIALWCGNNEIEVAWNNWGWQKQFGYSPLDSTTIIQGYQTIFEQIIPNTLQKMQVQQPYVPTSPLSNWGTPDNFKHHSMHYWGVWHGREPFENYTTNVGRFMSEYGFQSFPNMQMVQQFSDSSQWHLESVVMKHHQKSYIGNGMIKKHLETYYPTPSSFSEFVYLSQLTQAYGMQLAIQSHRQSKGHCMGTLYWQLNDCWPGPSWSSIDYLGNWKALHYQVRQLYQDILIRVQPTDNHQVQIDLVSDKMQDTRGHLLIEVVRFDGTILNTIKEENLSLRSNQQGLHFTYPYSTLVGAARPNNSFIRVRFSTASENYEQLYYFLPPKRLALSKPDLQTKLTPIKGGFELSITSNTLIKNLFVQGNKHGNWSNNFFDLLPNQPQSIVLKTTEKITLENLYFLSINTLI, from the coding sequence GTGGGGAGATTATTCATCAAACTATTGGCAACTAAATCACCTTTTCAGGACAGCTACCAATCATTTCACTTTCTGACCTTAACAATTATGTCTCAGCTTTTTAAATTAATTTTACTAGTTCATAGCCTGCTATTCTTCTACGCTTGCACAACGCCTTTAAACATACCAACTATTGAAAAAATAGATTTAACTGGAGATTGGCAATTCAAGCAAGTTGGTAAAACGGGTTGGACAAAAGCTGTAATTCCTAGTGTTGTGCAACTAGATTTATTAAACGCAGGCTTAATAGAGGATCCTTTTTATGGTACGAATGAAACAGAAATTGGCTGGATTGAGTGGGAAGATTGGGAATATCAAAAAGATTTTGAAGTATCTGAAACATTGCTCCAACAAGATGTTATTGAGTTGGTTTTTGAAGGACTGGATACTTATGCTGAAGTTTGGATCAATGGACAAACTGTGTTAAAATCAGATAATATGTTCCGTACTTGGCGCGTCAATTGTCAAAAACATCTCAAAGTCGGAAAAAATCAATTAAAAGTTGTTTTTAAATCTCCACTCAAAGAAAAGGAAGCAGCCTTTCGTAACTTAGGTTATACCCTTCCTGCTGGCAACGATGCGGGCAGTCCCAAAGTAAGTCCTTTCGTTCGCAAAGCGCCCTACCATTTTGGATGGGATTGGGGTCCTAGGGTGGTAACGATGGGAATTTGGCGACCTGTTTATCTAGAAGCATATAGTTTTGTCAAGCTTCAAGATGTTTATTATGAACAAACGTCCATTAATACTCAAAGAGCAGCCCTTACCGCCCACATTCAATTGGATTACCCGAACTTGGAGGAAGAAAACCTGACTATTGTCATCAAAAATGATACACAAATTCTAGCAACGGAATCCATTCGCCCCAATCAACGAACGTTTCAACATCAAATTGACTTTTCTATTCCTCAGCCCCAATTGTGGTGGTGCAATGGTTTGGGAGACGCCCATTTGTATGAATTTACAATAGACATTTCGAAAGACAAACAGTTGTTGTGCTCTCAAACAAAAAAAATTGGCTTGCGAAAAATTGAACTCGTACAATCGCCCGATTCTATTGGAACAAGCTATTATTTTAAACTGAATGGACGTCCTGTTTTCATGAAAGGAGCCAATTATATTCCGCAAGACAACCTACTACCTAGAGTAACCCAAGAAGCGTATCAACAAACCATTCAAAACGCTGTTGATGCCAATATGAACATGCTCCGTGTTTGGGGAGGTGGAATTTATGAATCTGATTACTTCTACGAGCAATGCGATGCTGCGGGGCTTTTAGTTTGGCAAGACTTTATGTTTGCTTGTGGTATGTATCCTAGCGATTCTAATTTTGTTTATAATGTTCAAAAAGAAGTAGAACAAAATGTGCAACGATTGCGCAACCATGCTTGTATTGCGCTTTGGTGTGGTAATAATGAAATTGAAGTAGCTTGGAACAACTGGGGATGGCAAAAACAATTTGGTTACTCTCCTCTAGATTCGACAACCATTATCCAAGGTTATCAAACGATTTTTGAACAAATAATTCCCAATACCCTACAAAAAATGCAGGTTCAACAGCCTTATGTTCCTACTTCGCCTCTAAGCAATTGGGGAACTCCTGACAATTTCAAACACCACAGTATGCACTACTGGGGAGTTTGGCATGGTCGAGAACCTTTTGAAAACTATACAACCAATGTTGGACGATTTATGAGCGAATATGGCTTTCAATCCTTTCCAAATATGCAAATGGTACAACAATTTTCGGATTCTAGCCAATGGCATTTAGAAAGTGTTGTTATGAAACATCATCAAAAAAGCTATATTGGCAATGGAATGATTAAAAAGCATTTAGAAACGTATTACCCTACCCCCTCTTCTTTTTCAGAGTTTGTCTATTTGAGTCAATTAACACAAGCTTATGGGATGCAATTAGCCATTCAAAGTCATCGCCAAAGTAAGGGGCATTGCATGGGAACATTGTATTGGCAATTAAACGATTGTTGGCCAGGTCCCTCTTGGTCTAGTATTGATTATCTGGGGAACTGGAAAGCCTTACACTATCAAGTAAGACAGCTTTACCAAGATATTCTGATTCGAGTTCAACCAACAGACAATCATCAAGTTCAAATTGATCTTGTATCTGACAAAATGCAGGATACTAGAGGGCATTTATTAATCGAAGTTGTTCGTTTTGATGGCACCATTTTAAATACGATAAAAGAGGAAAACTTATCGCTGCGTTCGAATCAACAAGGTTTGCATTTCACCTACCCTTATTCGACCTTAGTTGGTGCTGCCCGACCCAACAACAGCTTTATTCGAGTCCGCTTTTCTACTGCTTCAGAAAATTACGAGCAGTTGTATTATTTTCTTCCTCCCAAAAGATTAGCTCTAAGCAAACCAGACCTCCAAACAAAATTAACTCCTATCAAAGGGGGCTTTGAATTAAGTATCACAAGCAATACCTTGATAAAAAATCTTTTTGTGCAAGGCAATAAGCATGGTAATTGGAGCAACAACTTTTTTGATTTGCTTCCCAACCAGCCCCAAAGTATCGTCTTAAAAACAACTGAAAAAATAACTTTAGAAAATTTGTATTTTTTATCCATCAATACTTTAATTTAA
- a CDS encoding glycoside hydrolase family 20 protein: protein MRFYLVVYLLLFSVACTNTSSPSPTLDAIPYPKEPALIPQPQHLDITSSQFIINAETVLWIDDVYQKEGAYLQKLLHHSMNVDLKATSSAEHNFIRLTSLKSKEPLPKEGYHLQIDSNQIIIYGNDAAGVFRGIQTLRQLLPSTFHQKEQQEAWAVPSLVINDHPTFQWRGMLLDCCRHFFSKEVIKKYIDLLAYYKMNVLHWHLTEDQGWRIEIDRYPKLTQVGAWRKGANGEPYGGFYTKEDIREIVAYAQERHITIVPEIELPGHSQAAIAAYPHLSCTGEQLEVGTKWGVFKDVYCAGNDSTFQFLEAVLSEVMDLFPGEYIHIGGDESPKYRWEHCSKCQKRIQEEKLKDEHELQSYFIQRIATFLENNGKKLIGWDEILEGGLAKNATVQSWRGMGGALEAAQQNHNAISSPTSHAYFDYKLDAIDLEKVYSFNPIPQDLSTDKHHFILGGECNMWTEHVPNAQVLDEKVFPRLLAMTEVLWSAPTQRNYSEFYQRVQAHYPSLEALGVQYGAETMPISMEVFTSTESINIKLTKGTPDLELYYTVDGSTPTLHSTMYETAIPIKTTTELQVQAFKNNKPYGVPIQRTFTKHLGNGLEPSLSYEYSSYYTGGGVQAVSNGARGSLNFRDGNWQAVQKVPMEITIDLQAPQPISKLSTAFFQKQDSWIFLPTKIDFFMSNDGQNFTRLGTVSNDVSPKKDGSFIQTFELEAKNTTARYVRLKAHNITYCPNWHAAAGSEAWLFIDEFVIE from the coding sequence ATGCGTTTTTATCTAGTTGTTTATTTATTGCTATTTAGTGTTGCTTGTACCAATACCTCCTCTCCCTCTCCTACACTTGATGCTATTCCGTACCCAAAAGAACCTGCACTAATTCCTCAGCCTCAACATTTGGATATTACCTCCTCTCAATTCATTATTAACGCTGAAACGGTACTTTGGATAGATGATGTTTATCAAAAAGAGGGGGCATATCTACAAAAACTATTGCACCATTCTATGAATGTTGATTTAAAAGCAACCTCTTCAGCTGAGCATAATTTTATACGCCTCACTTCTCTTAAATCAAAAGAACCCTTGCCAAAAGAAGGTTACCATCTTCAAATTGATAGTAATCAAATTATTATTTATGGTAACGATGCCGCAGGGGTTTTCAGAGGGATTCAGACACTCCGTCAATTATTACCTAGCACCTTCCACCAAAAAGAGCAACAAGAAGCTTGGGCAGTACCTAGTTTAGTTATTAACGATCATCCTACATTTCAATGGCGAGGTATGCTACTAGATTGCTGCCGACACTTTTTCAGTAAAGAGGTAATCAAAAAATACATTGACCTATTGGCATATTACAAAATGAATGTTTTGCATTGGCATCTAACAGAAGACCAAGGGTGGCGCATTGAAATTGATCGCTACCCCAAACTTACCCAAGTAGGCGCTTGGAGAAAAGGGGCGAATGGCGAACCTTATGGTGGTTTTTATACCAAAGAAGATATTCGAGAGATTGTTGCCTATGCACAAGAGCGTCACATTACCATTGTCCCTGAAATTGAACTTCCAGGGCATTCTCAAGCAGCTATTGCAGCCTATCCGCATCTTTCTTGTACAGGCGAACAACTCGAAGTTGGAACTAAATGGGGGGTATTCAAAGATGTCTACTGTGCTGGTAATGATAGTACCTTTCAATTCTTAGAAGCGGTCTTATCCGAAGTTATGGACTTATTTCCTGGAGAATACATCCACATTGGTGGCGATGAGTCTCCAAAGTATCGCTGGGAACACTGCTCAAAATGCCAAAAAAGAATCCAAGAGGAAAAATTAAAAGATGAACACGAACTGCAAAGTTATTTTATCCAACGCATCGCAACATTCTTAGAAAATAACGGCAAAAAGTTGATTGGTTGGGACGAAATTTTGGAAGGTGGTTTGGCAAAAAATGCAACGGTTCAGTCTTGGCGCGGCATGGGAGGTGCTTTGGAAGCAGCTCAACAAAATCACAATGCCATTAGCTCTCCAACTAGTCATGCTTATTTTGATTATAAGTTGGATGCCATTGACTTAGAAAAAGTCTACTCGTTTAATCCTATTCCTCAAGATTTGTCTACAGACAAACACCACTTTATTCTAGGAGGCGAATGCAATATGTGGACAGAGCATGTTCCTAATGCTCAAGTTTTGGATGAAAAAGTCTTTCCTAGATTACTCGCTATGACTGAAGTTTTATGGTCGGCACCTACTCAACGCAACTATTCGGAATTTTATCAAAGAGTGCAAGCCCACTACCCTAGCTTGGAAGCACTAGGGGTACAATACGGTGCCGAAACAATGCCAATCAGTATGGAAGTATTTACATCCACAGAGAGCATCAATATAAAGCTAACGAAGGGAACACCTGATTTGGAGTTGTATTACACAGTCGATGGCTCTACCCCTACCCTTCATTCTACAATGTACGAAACGGCCATCCCAATCAAAACAACAACAGAATTACAGGTTCAAGCATTTAAAAATAATAAACCCTACGGAGTACCTATTCAAAGAACCTTTACCAAGCATTTGGGTAATGGGCTAGAGCCTTCTTTGAGTTATGAATATAGTTCTTACTACACAGGAGGAGGTGTGCAAGCTGTAAGCAATGGCGCTAGAGGAAGTTTAAATTTTAGAGATGGGAACTGGCAAGCCGTTCAAAAAGTTCCAATGGAAATCACTATTGATTTGCAAGCACCTCAACCAATTTCTAAGTTATCAACTGCTTTTTTCCAAAAACAAGACTCTTGGATATTTTTACCTACCAAAATTGACTTTTTTATGTCTAATGATGGGCAGAACTTTACTCGCTTGGGAACCGTTTCCAACGATGTTTCGCCTAAAAAAGATGGTTCATTCATACAAACATTTGAATTAGAAGCTAAAAATACTACTGCACGTTATGTCCGTCTAAAAGCTCATAACATTACTTATTGTCCAAACTGGCATGCCGCCGCAGGTAGCGAAGCTTGGTTATTTATTGATGAATTTGTAATAGAATAA
- a CDS encoding T9SS type A sorting domain-containing protein gives MKAMFHLILISLFLVGTTSISKAQISNKPNLDFKVELNNLNQQLEVVWATCLENSVVKLLDNNLNPIKTQTLCKETQGIIDISDLQSDLYYVQVEHYTGIGIQPVVKAAKETNLSTNNAKTLKADLVFDVYPNPSQDEITIQSKDFASNSVVTILDLQGHQVQSRTLNNASSVIDISNLPQGVYFIRIEDEYRIGVQQLVKK, from the coding sequence ATGAAAGCAATGTTTCACTTGATTCTAATTTCATTATTTTTAGTTGGTACTACTTCTATCTCAAAAGCACAAATTAGCAATAAACCTAATTTAGATTTTAAAGTAGAATTGAATAATTTAAACCAACAATTAGAAGTTGTCTGGGCTACTTGCCTAGAAAATAGCGTGGTAAAATTATTAGACAACAACCTAAACCCTATAAAAACACAAACACTTTGTAAAGAAACACAAGGAATCATTGATATTTCTGATTTGCAGAGTGACTTGTATTATGTACAAGTGGAACATTATACTGGGATAGGAATTCAGCCTGTTGTAAAAGCAGCCAAAGAAACGAACTTGTCAACTAATAATGCCAAAACTCTAAAAGCAGACTTGGTATTTGATGTATATCCTAACCCTAGTCAAGATGAAATTACCATCCAGAGCAAAGATTTTGCTTCGAACAGTGTGGTGACTATTCTTGATTTGCAAGGGCATCAAGTACAATCTAGAACCTTGAACAATGCTAGCTCGGTTATTGATATTTCCAATCTACCTCAAGGAGTTTATTTTATTCGTATTGAAGACGAATATAGAATTGGAGTGCAGCAATTGGTTAAAAAGTAG